One Mercurialis annua linkage group LG3, ddMerAnnu1.2, whole genome shotgun sequence DNA window includes the following coding sequences:
- the LOC126674921 gene encoding uncharacterized protein LOC126674921 codes for MASACVNNITMSPEKFPPATFPSYGWLSPRISFSREDDASPKKSSASSNATAVTGDLSDILDPVDFEFRLDDSVTMLPADELFADGKLMPLQVTTSVKPIASVNTREIRASETTPGNVNKSCRRLEMEISGTDPYLFSPKAPRCSSRWKDLLGLKKLYQNANAKSETNKATSLLSSSSSASSNPKSLKHFLHRSSKSCSGNSSSFLDHSLSSPLLKDSDCESVSISSSRLSLSSSSSSHEHDDLPRLSLDSEKPNQNLNPSPNPFILNRNPNQNPPRMRLVRPRAEINNTNGNGNNGSNPIPTAANRTSRSPMRWATAGEQSTGVTSRGASIDSPRMNSYGKIVFQSLERSSSSPSSFNGGPRLKHRGMERSYSANVRVTPVLNVPVCSLRGSSKSFGFGQLFSSSPQKRDSSSSNNGSSSIGNKGQHSNYTRTRIDKTT; via the coding sequence ATGGCCTCCGCTTGTGTCAACAACATCACCATGTCGCCGGAGAAGTTCCCTCCGGCCACCTTCCCATCCTACGGCTGGTTAAGTCCACGTATCTCCTTCTCCCGTGAAGACGACGCTTCTCCAAAGAAATCTTCCGCCTCCTCCAATGCCACCGCTGTCACCGGTGATCTGTCGGACATTTTAGATCCTGTCGACTTTGAGTTCCGTCTTGACGATTCCGTTACTATGTTGCCTGCTGATGAGCTGTTTGCAGATGGTAAGCTGATGCCGTTACAAGTAACGACGAGTGTTAAGCCTATTGCTAGTGTTAATACTCGTGAGATCAGAGCATCTGAAACGACGCCGGGGAATGTTAATAAGTCTTGCCGGAGACTGGAGATGGAAATTTCAGGTACTGATCCTTATTTGTTTTCTCCTAAAGCGCCTAGATGTTCGAGCCGTTGGAAAGATTTGTTAGGTTTAAAGAAGCTTTACCAGAACGCTAATGCCAAATCCGAAACCAACAAAGCGACGTCGTTATTGTCGTCTTCCTCTTCAGCTTCTTCTAACCCTAAATCACTGAAGCATTTCTTGCATAGAAGCTCTAAATCTTGTAGTGGTAACTCGTCTTCGTTTTTAGATCACTCACTGAGTTCACCTTTGTTGAAGGACTCGGACTGCGAGTCTGTTTCCATTTCTTCGTCAAGATTATCGTTGTCGTCTTCCTCGTCTAGCCATGAGCATGATGATCTCCCCCGGCTCTCTCTTGACTCCGAGAAACCAAACCAGAATTTGAATCCGAGTCCAAACCCGTTTATCCTCAACCGGAATCCGAATCAAAACCCTCCAAGAATGAGACTAGTTAGACCCAGGGCAGAGATAAACAATACTAATGGGAATGGCAATAACGGCAGTAATCCAATTCCAACGGCTGCGAATCGTACGAGTAGGAGCCCGATGCGGTGGGCCACAGCGGGGGAGCAATCAACTGGAGTGACGAGCAGAGGAGCATCAATAGACAGTCCAAGAATGAATTCGTATGGTAAAATAGTGTTTCAAAGCTTGGAGAGAAGCTCAAGCAGTCCAAGTAGCTTCAACGGAGGGCCAAGATTGAAACACAGAGGCATGGAGAGATCATATTCAGCCAATGTAAGAGTCACCCCTGTTCTAAATGTACCCGTTTGTTCACTCAGAGGCAGTTCAAAGTCATTCGGGTTCGGTCAGCTGTTCTCTTCCTCACCACAGAAAAGAGATTCCAGTAGTAGTAATAACGGTAGCAGCAGCATTGGTAACAAAGGACAGCACAGTAATTACACCAGGACTCGCATTGATAAAACAACATAA